From the Candidatus Neomarinimicrobiota bacterium genome, the window AGACTCGCAGTAACATTACATAACACGGATTCTTTTGCTTCAAGAATATATATTTACGAACATGACTTTCCGGGTGTACTGAGAAATATCGCAGTTTACAATAAAGGATACAGATTTATGGTTCTTGCAAGCAAAGATATTTCAACTTATTTTTCAGCGTCCGTAAAATTGGAGCGTTACAGCAGGAGCGCGCAAAACGAGAGCACGGAAGAAACAAGGATAGGATTTCAAATTGATTTATCTATTTAAAAAAGTATCACTCGCCATCCTTTTGGCTTTTATCTTTATTGGCGAATCGAACGGCTCGGAAATCAAAGTTGTGTATTCAAATGATCCGGGAAGAATCGAAATCTTGAAAACAATCGAGAAGGATAATATTTCGTTTGTGAGCGGGATTGACATTGCTCGACTGCTTGAAGCACGCACATTTTATTCGGCAGAAAAGAAAAAAATGGACATCAAGTTTAAGCAGTGGCGAATGAAACTGTCTGCTTACAGTTCGTTTGTGTTATTGGAAGATTTGAGTGAGGACCATAATGGAGATGATATTCTTCACTTTCCCGTACCTTCATTATCTTCAGAGAATGATATTCTTATTCCGGTAATACCTCTTATGGATATTCTTAGCAAAATAATGAATGAAAAGATTAGCTACAGCAAAGAGTCGAATATACTCGAAATAAAGACTGCACTGGAAAACATAACAGGGGTTCAGCTGCTGGAAAAAGCGAACGGTACGCTGATAAAGATTTCCACTACACGTGAATTTCCGCTGGATTCTTATCGAGCCTGGGTAAATAAGGAATTAGGCTGGCTGTATCTGACGATTGTTAATGGAGTAAGTGATTCATTGGCAATCAGCAAAACGATACTTCGCGGAGCGGTGATAAAAGTGGTGCCGGTTCAAATGGAGGAATCTACTCAGCTATCATTCAAATTGAAAGGTGAAGTGGAGAACCCTGAAATATATCAAACTACCGATCCGCATCAGATAGTAATATCATTAAGAACACCGATGATAATTAGCAGGAAACAAGTAGAAGAAAACCTGCATAAAGATAGTGAGAGATGGCTTATTGATACGATAGTTCTCGATGCGGGGCACGGAGGAAAAGATCCCGGCTCTATCGGACCTACAGGCTTAAAAGAAAAGGACGCTGCCCTTAGTATTGTAAAAAAAATTGGGAAATTGATTCAGAAAAAATTAGGTGTAAAAGTTGTGTATACACGTTATGAAGATGTGTTCGTTTCATTGGAAGAAAGAGGGAAAATAGCAAACAGGAACGAGGGGAAATTATTTATCAGCGTGCATCTGAACGATTTTCCTAAGAACAGGAAGGTTAGAGGATTTGAAGTATACTTTCTCCGACCCGGAAAAACTGAAAGCGCGATCCTGGTTGCTGAACGTGAAAACTCAGTAATCCGGTTTGAAGAAAAGGAAAACGCGGAGAGGTATAGTAAGTTCGCGAATGAAAAACTAATTTTAGCGTCCCTTGCGCAAGCGTCTTTTATGAGAGAATCGGAGGACTTAACGGCGATGATAGAAAAAGAATTAAGAAAGAAAATTTCATCGCCGAGCAGAGGAGTAAAGCAAGCGGGATTTTATGTTTTAGTGGGAGCTTCTATGCCTCATGCTTATGTAGAAGCGGGGTTTCTTTCCAACCGAAAAGAGGAAAAGAATTTAAAATCCTCGAAATATCAGCAGAAAATCGCCGAAGCGATTTACGAGAGCGTCCGAAAGTTCAAAAGAAAATATGAACAACTGATAATATCATCAAATTGAAGGTTTAATTGAACGATAAACCTATAGGGATATTTGATTCGGGAATTGGGGGATTGACTGTAGTTCGAGAAGTATCACGGCAGCTTCCGCAGGAAAATATACTATATTTCGGCGATACCGCAAGAGTGCCCTATGGCTCAAAAAGCCCCAAGGTAGTACAATTATTTGCCCGGCAGGACGCTTCTTTTCTTTACGATAAAGGTGTGAAATCCATAATTATCGCTTGTAATACTGCCTCGGCAGAGGCTTTCGATATACTCCAGGACGATTTTGATATTCCTGTCATTGGAGTTATCAATCCCGGAGCGCGGGCGGCGTCTGAAAGCACAAAAAATGGAAAAATAGGTGTGATAGGCACACATGGTACAATCTCATCAGGCGCATATAAAAAGGCGATTCAGGATATTGATAAATCTATTGAGGTAACAGCAGCAGCCTGTCCGCTATTCGTGCCGCTCGTGGAGGAAGGTTGGGAATCTAAATCTACCACAAGGGATATCGCACGGGAATATTTATCTCCGCTGATAGAAGGGGGCATAGATACTCTAATTCTCGGTTGCACACATTATCCTATTTTGAAACCGGTACTCCAAGAAATAGTGGGCGATAAAATTATATTAGTTGATTCAGCTGAAGCAACAGCCGGCGAGCTAAAGCAGATACTTGATGAACAGGGATTGGGGAATTCCTCTCAAGAGAATACCGATAAACATAGTTTTTATGTATCCGACTTTCCATTTAAATTCAAAGAGATGGCGGAGCGGTTTCTGGGAAAAGAGTTGGCCGAAGTTGAACTTGTTCCTCTCGAAGTTATAGAGTCGCACGCAACCAACTAAAAAAATCGAACTATGCGTACCTCAGAATACGATAGGACACTTCATTATCTGTTCGGACTAAGAACCTTTGGAATTCATCTTGGGCTTGAAATCTCCCGATCGTTAGCAGAAAAAGTTGGTAATCCACAAAATCAGTACCCCGCTGTCCACATTGCAGGTACAAATGGAAAAGGCTCAACCTGCTCTCTTATAGAATCAGTCTTGCGCGAGAAGGGTCTAAAAACAGGTTTATATACTTCTCCACATCTCATTGACTTCAACGAACGGATAAAAGTTAACGGCGTGCCTATCAGCGATGAAGCGATAATTGAGTATGCGGAAACATTAAAAGAAAGCGTTGAGAAGAGTGGAGCGTCATTTTTTGAAGTCACAACTGTCATCGCGTTAAAATATTTCGCGGATATGGAAGTTGATATCGCTGTTGTGGAAACTGGATTGGGAGCGCGGTTAGATACAACCATGCTCGTAAATCCGGTGATAACCATTATCAGTTCCATAAGTATTGATCATGCGAAGTATCTGGGCGATACAATAAAGAAAATCGCTAAAGAGAAATCGTTTGTTATGAGAAAAGGTGTCAAGTGTGTTGTTTCAAAAAATTCAGAAGAAGTATTAGAAGTCATCAAACAGCATGCCGAAGAATCAGACGTTGAAATTTTAATGGCTTCAGGAGTTTGCACTGTTTCAAAGGTAATCTTTAGAGACGATGGGCTCACCTTTGACGCAGAAATCGAGAATATCCCGATGAAAGATATTTCTGTTCCGTTAATGGGAGAGCACCAGATCGAAAACATCCAATCCGCTCTTGCGGCGCTACGCAATATGCCGGGTTTGTCATTAGCTGAGGAAGAAATACGGAACGGTTTTAACAATGTATCTGTTCGGGGTAGAATGGAAATAGTTTCTAAAGATCCGCTTGCGATTTACGATGTCGCTCACAATCCGAATGCCGTAAAAAATTTATTTAAAGCATTGAATAAACATTATCCGACAAAACGAATCGTAACGCTACTGGCGCTGCTAAGCGAAAAAGACCATAAAAAAATAATAAAGGAGCTCTCAGGTAAATGCACAAAACTCATCTGCTCTGAAATTCCCGGTCATGACTCTGTTTCTGCATCAAACCTTTCTGATGAAGGTAATAAGTGCGCAATTGATTCGGTTAAAATTCTTGAATTTGATGATGCATTACAAAGCGCATTGAACGCAGTGGATAAAGACTCTCTACTGATAATATTCGGTTCACATTACTTTGCAGAAAATATCTATACTAAATTCAGTTCATTTCTTCAGAAGAGAGACAGACCTGAGATAAAAGCGTTGACATGATGAATCTAACTATTTAATTTTCGTCGCTGTAATGCTCCTGTAGCTCAATTGGCAGAGCACCGGACTCTTAATCCGTAGGTTGAAGGTTCGATTCCTTCCGGGAGCACCAATAAAAGCCCTTGTAATGCTTATATAGTAGCCGTTACAGCGGTTTTTATGTATCATTGCTAAATTCCAGAAAAACAGCATAAAACGCTCAAATTGGCACAAAGTGAGTAATATTTGGACACCAAAATTGGCTGTTTTCGAGTTAGAAGTGGATCATTTTGTAACTAATCTCACTCTTCTAAATCAACTTAGTTAAAAGCTTTTATTAGCTTCCATTTTAATCCAAAAACTCCGCTTTTTAAGACAACTTTTCAGCTTTAACGGATTCAGATGTTAATGATACGGTTCGTTACTGGCT encodes:
- a CDS encoding N-acetylmuramoyl-L-alanine amidase produces the protein MIYLFKKVSLAILLAFIFIGESNGSEIKVVYSNDPGRIEILKTIEKDNISFVSGIDIARLLEARTFYSAEKKKMDIKFKQWRMKLSAYSSFVLLEDLSEDHNGDDILHFPVPSLSSENDILIPVIPLMDILSKIMNEKISYSKESNILEIKTALENITGVQLLEKANGTLIKISTTREFPLDSYRAWVNKELGWLYLTIVNGVSDSLAISKTILRGAVIKVVPVQMEESTQLSFKLKGEVENPEIYQTTDPHQIVISLRTPMIISRKQVEENLHKDSERWLIDTIVLDAGHGGKDPGSIGPTGLKEKDAALSIVKKIGKLIQKKLGVKVVYTRYEDVFVSLEERGKIANRNEGKLFISVHLNDFPKNRKVRGFEVYFLRPGKTESAILVAERENSVIRFEEKENAERYSKFANEKLILASLAQASFMRESEDLTAMIEKELRKKISSPSRGVKQAGFYVLVGASMPHAYVEAGFLSNRKEEKNLKSSKYQQKIAEAIYESVRKFKRKYEQLIISSN
- a CDS encoding glutamate racemase; translated protein: MNDKPIGIFDSGIGGLTVVREVSRQLPQENILYFGDTARVPYGSKSPKVVQLFARQDASFLYDKGVKSIIIACNTASAEAFDILQDDFDIPVIGVINPGARAASESTKNGKIGVIGTHGTISSGAYKKAIQDIDKSIEVTAAACPLFVPLVEEGWESKSTTRDIAREYLSPLIEGGIDTLILGCTHYPILKPVLQEIVGDKIILVDSAEATAGELKQILDEQGLGNSSQENTDKHSFYVSDFPFKFKEMAERFLGKELAEVELVPLEVIESHATN
- a CDS encoding bifunctional folylpolyglutamate synthase/dihydrofolate synthase, which codes for MRTSEYDRTLHYLFGLRTFGIHLGLEISRSLAEKVGNPQNQYPAVHIAGTNGKGSTCSLIESVLREKGLKTGLYTSPHLIDFNERIKVNGVPISDEAIIEYAETLKESVEKSGASFFEVTTVIALKYFADMEVDIAVVETGLGARLDTTMLVNPVITIISSISIDHAKYLGDTIKKIAKEKSFVMRKGVKCVVSKNSEEVLEVIKQHAEESDVEILMASGVCTVSKVIFRDDGLTFDAEIENIPMKDISVPLMGEHQIENIQSALAALRNMPGLSLAEEEIRNGFNNVSVRGRMEIVSKDPLAIYDVAHNPNAVKNLFKALNKHYPTKRIVTLLALLSEKDHKKIIKELSGKCTKLICSEIPGHDSVSASNLSDEGNKCAIDSVKILEFDDALQSALNAVDKDSLLIIFGSHYFAENIYTKFSSFLQKRDRPEIKALT